A part of Campylobacter concisus genomic DNA contains:
- a CDS encoding phosphatidate cytidylyltransferase produces the protein MQSRIITGVLMFVAILVVFFIDNYILNFILLGAVLYFAFNESLKLYNIDHKQLVFAALAFYVLTYFTNPIFIAILAIMLVASILAHIKSENLKLVAPFVYPTTPIFMIWMLYSEYGVGYLVWLILSVVASDSGAFFVGKMFGKHPFSPSSPNKTIEGAAGGVAIGTVIGCIVGNFITEGFFQILFSSFLVCVFAVWGDLFESYLKRLCGVKDSGSLFPGHGGMLDRIDGYLFGVVALLWSLSW, from the coding sequence ATGCAATCTCGCATAATCACTGGCGTTTTGATGTTTGTTGCTATTTTAGTAGTTTTTTTTATTGATAATTATATTTTAAATTTTATCTTGCTCGGCGCTGTGCTTTATTTTGCATTTAATGAGTCGCTCAAGCTTTATAATATCGATCACAAACAGCTAGTTTTTGCCGCACTTGCTTTTTACGTGCTTACATATTTTACAAATCCAATATTCATAGCGATCCTTGCTATCATGCTAGTTGCTTCGATCCTAGCTCACATAAAAAGTGAAAATTTAAAGCTAGTCGCACCTTTTGTATATCCAACCACGCCGATCTTTATGATATGGATGCTTTACTCAGAGTATGGCGTAGGCTATCTCGTATGGCTTATTTTAAGCGTAGTTGCAAGCGATAGTGGTGCATTTTTTGTTGGTAAAATGTTTGGCAAACATCCATTTAGCCCAAGCTCACCAAATAAAACAATCGAAGGTGCAGCAGGCGGCGTAGCAATAGGCACTGTGATTGGCTGCATTGTTGGAAATTTTATAACTGAAGGATTTTTCCAAATTTTATTTTCAAGCTTTTTAGTCTGCGTGTTTGCGGTTTGGGGAGATTTGTTTGAGAGTTACCTAAAAAGACTTTGCGGCGTCAAAGATAGTGGTTCGCTCTTCCCAGGACACGGCGGCATGCTTGATAGGATAGATGGCTATTTATTTGGTGTAGTTGCCCTACTTTGGTCGCTCTCGTGGTAA
- the tsaD gene encoding tRNA (adenosine(37)-N6)-threonylcarbamoyltransferase complex transferase subunit TsaD, giving the protein MILGIESSCDDSSVALIDERTLEKIYYKKISQEEEHAIFGGVVPELAARLHTKALPALLEDILPNFKDIKAIAVTNEPGLSVSLIGGVSMAKALSVALNIPLIAVNHLVGHIYSLFLDREATFPLGVLLVSGGHTMILEVSENDEILELASTGDDSFGESFDKVAKMLGLGYPGGVVVQQNALLCKDKERFHFTIPLLHDKRLEYSFSGLKNQVRVEISKLESITPKDISDICYAFENTACEHILNKLEKVFCLRNFKRFGVVGGASANLNLRKRLETLCQKNECDLLLAPLEFCSDNALMIARAGREKYLKGEFVNHSELNINPRVSFKKLELN; this is encoded by the coding sequence ATGATACTTGGCATCGAAAGCAGCTGTGATGACAGCTCAGTTGCACTCATAGATGAACGCACTTTAGAGAAGATTTATTATAAAAAAATTTCTCAAGAAGAGGAGCACGCTATCTTTGGTGGCGTTGTTCCTGAGCTTGCAGCTAGGCTTCATACAAAGGCACTGCCAGCACTTTTAGAGGATATCTTGCCAAATTTTAAAGATATAAAAGCAATCGCTGTGACAAATGAGCCAGGTCTTAGCGTGAGCCTAATAGGCGGCGTCAGCATGGCAAAAGCGCTAAGCGTGGCTCTTAATATCCCGCTAATTGCCGTAAATCATTTAGTTGGCCACATTTACTCACTATTTTTAGATCGCGAAGCTACCTTTCCACTTGGCGTACTGCTAGTTAGTGGCGGGCATACGATGATCTTAGAAGTAAGCGAAAATGATGAAATTTTGGAGCTTGCAAGCACTGGCGATGATAGCTTTGGTGAGAGCTTTGACAAGGTTGCTAAAATGCTTGGTCTTGGTTATCCAGGCGGTGTCGTGGTGCAGCAAAATGCCCTACTTTGTAAAGACAAAGAGAGGTTTCATTTTACCATTCCACTTCTTCACGACAAGCGCCTTGAGTATAGTTTTTCAGGGCTTAAAAACCAAGTCAGAGTCGAAATTTCAAAGCTAGAAAGTATCACTCCAAAAGATATTTCTGACATCTGCTATGCATTTGAAAATACTGCCTGTGAGCACATTTTAAACAAGCTTGAAAAGGTCTTTTGTTTAAGAAATTTTAAGCGTTTTGGTGTAGTTGGCGGCGCAAGTGCAAATCTAAATTTACGAAAAAGGCTTGAAACGCTTTGTCAAAAAAACGAGTGCGATCTTTTACTAGCTCCACTTGAGTTTTGCTCTGACAATGCCTTGATGATAGCAAGAGCTGGGCGTGAGAAGTACCTAAAAGGAGAGTTTGTAAACCATAGCGAGCTAAATATAAATCCAAGAGTTAGCTTTAAAAAGCTTGAGTTAAATTAA
- a CDS encoding restriction endonuclease: MLPSYKDMMLPILEFVAQKKEANRAEISKFIIEHFKLKDEDLLQKIKRGTPTYINRTDWALSYLATTAQVKSRPEKVLLQKVGRSLFAITNFGKELVSSKDKKSKFLTWYDEIYKQEIRQEKKEATENTPDDNIDEALCKIKEELKSEILSSILEKESRFFEYLVTKLLEKMNYGAGNLTNKGPDGGIDGIIDEDELGLSKIYIQAKRYKDGSNIRRPEIQQFIGAISNKNTKKGVFITTAKFTKEAENFAKDNQNFSVVLIDGDKLAELMIKYKVGVQTSQIYEICKIDTDFFEENNF, translated from the coding sequence ATGTTGCCAAGCTATAAAGATATGATGCTGCCTATTTTAGAATTTGTCGCGCAAAAGAAAGAGGCAAATAGAGCTGAAATTTCTAAATTTATAATTGAGCATTTTAAGCTAAAAGACGAAGATCTTTTGCAAAAAATAAAAAGAGGAACTCCAACTTATATAAATCGTACCGACTGGGCTTTATCCTATCTGGCTACAACAGCTCAAGTAAAATCAAGGCCAGAAAAAGTGCTGCTTCAAAAAGTTGGTAGAAGCCTATTTGCCATAACAAATTTTGGCAAAGAGTTAGTAAGCAGTAAGGATAAAAAGAGCAAATTTCTCACTTGGTACGATGAAATTTACAAACAAGAGATAAGGCAAGAGAAAAAAGAAGCCACGGAAAACACCCCAGATGACAATATAGATGAAGCGCTTTGCAAGATAAAAGAAGAGCTAAAAAGTGAAATTTTATCTAGCATTTTAGAAAAAGAGTCAAGATTTTTTGAATACCTTGTAACAAAGCTACTTGAAAAGATGAATTATGGAGCTGGAAATCTTACGAACAAAGGCCCAGATGGCGGGATAGATGGCATCATAGACGAAGATGAGCTTGGGCTTTCTAAAATTTATATCCAAGCAAAAAGATACAAAGACGGCAGTAATATCCGTAGGCCAGAAATTCAGCAGTTTATCGGCGCCATCTCAAATAAAAATACTAAAAAAGGTGTCTTTATCACTACAGCAAAATTTACCAAAGAAGCTGAAAATTTCGCTAAAGATAATCAAAATTTTAGCGTGGTTTTGATAGATGGCGACAAGCTTGCGGAGCTAATGATAAAATACAAAGTCGGCGTTCAAACAAGCCAAATATATGAAATTTGCAAAATCGATACCGACTTTTTTGAGGAAAATAATTTTTAA
- a CDS encoding M99 family carboxypeptidase catalytic domain-containing protein, protein MRKFLLFLLTFATASLANTLDYALIKKGEPSENTMLLIGGIQGDEPGGFLAASIVATDYNITKGSLWVVPNLNFPSIIERSRGTKGDMNRKFAHVDKNDPDYNSVMKIKDVINDKNVTLILNLHDGSGYYRDKFINKDENPDKWGNTCIIDQSTLPSSKYPELENIASSVKDVLNKHLIDQKHQYHIKNTHTAMGDKEMLKSLTYYAITQNKSAFANEASKNLNAEQRTYYHLIAIEEYMKKAGISFTRPFNLDVKSVKKAIEKEIRLELENSYAISLKNLKPLINFVPLKKGELNYSSPNPLIAVIKENGSFKVQYGNRFVTRLKPQYFEFAKPLEEISLISDGSELTLKSGDKFSVKKSFKIKSLKNVRVNVIGYGTKSIDESEQEVAKSSLNKSYSIDKDGKIYRVEFYKNEDGKEKFAGMILAEFK, encoded by the coding sequence ATGCGTAAATTTCTACTTTTTTTACTAACCTTTGCCACTGCTAGTTTGGCCAATACTTTAGACTATGCGCTCATCAAAAAAGGTGAGCCAAGCGAGAACACGATGTTGTTAATCGGCGGTATTCAAGGCGATGAGCCGGGTGGCTTTTTGGCAGCCTCTATCGTGGCAACTGACTATAACATCACAAAAGGCTCGCTTTGGGTTGTGCCAAATTTAAATTTCCCAAGCATAATCGAGCGAAGTCGTGGCACAAAAGGCGATATGAATAGAAAATTTGCCCATGTCGATAAAAACGATCCAGACTATAACTCAGTGATGAAGATAAAAGACGTCATCAATGATAAAAACGTTACGCTCATATTAAATTTGCACGATGGAAGCGGATATTACAGAGATAAATTTATAAACAAAGACGAAAATCCAGATAAATGGGGCAATACTTGCATCATTGATCAAAGCACACTTCCTAGTTCAAAATACCCAGAGCTTGAAAACATTGCTTCAAGCGTAAAAGACGTGCTAAACAAGCATCTAATAGATCAAAAACACCAGTATCACATCAAAAACACGCACACTGCGATGGGTGACAAAGAGATGCTAAAAAGCCTAACTTACTATGCTATCACGCAAAATAAATCAGCCTTTGCAAACGAAGCTAGTAAAAATTTAAACGCTGAGCAAAGGACTTATTACCATCTAATCGCTATTGAAGAATATATGAAAAAGGCTGGCATTAGCTTTACTAGGCCGTTTAATCTTGATGTTAAAAGCGTAAAAAAGGCGATCGAAAAAGAGATCAGACTCGAGCTTGAAAATTCATACGCGATAAGTCTTAAAAATCTAAAGCCTTTAATAAATTTTGTCCCACTTAAAAAAGGCGAGTTAAACTATAGCTCACCAAATCCGTTAATAGCCGTCATAAAAGAAAATGGTAGCTTCAAAGTGCAGTACGGCAACCGCTTTGTTACTAGGTTAAAGCCACAATATTTTGAGTTTGCAAAACCGCTTGAGGAAATTTCACTAATAAGTGACGGTAGCGAGCTTACATTAAAAAGTGGCGATAAATTTAGCGTGAAAAAGAGCTTTAAAATAAAATCACTCAAAAACGTGCGCGTAAATGTCATAGGATATGGCACAAAAAGTATAGATGAGAGTGAGCAAGAAGTGGCTAAAAGTAGTCTAAATAAAAGCTACAGCATCGACAAAGACGGCAAAATTTATAGAGTCGAGTTTTATAAAAACGAAGATGGCAAAGAGAAATTTGCTGGCATGATCTTAGCGGAGTTTAAATGA
- a CDS encoding uracil-xanthine permease family protein: MQRYEGYKFDPKQSLIGVQFLFVAFGALVLVPILTGLDANVALFTAGLGTLLFQLITRKNVPPIFLASSFAFIAPLQYGIEKWGIAVTMGGVIFAGFFYVALSLVVRFGGEKILHKILPPVVVGPVIMTIGLILAPNAVKMATSATEIYTQNEAMIVAGISLVATILVMMLGRGMFRLIPILLGIITGYIVAYCFGMVDFTPIFNAPWFRMPNFTTPKFEFEAIIYMIPIAIAPAIEHIGDMLAISNVTKEDFLKNPGLKNTLLGDGLATSLAAFFGGPPNTTYSEVTGAVSLTKAYNPAIMTFAAITAIVLAFVGKLGAVLSTIPAPVIGGIMLLLFGIIASVGMETLIKNKVDLADPRNMIIVALIFIFAIGGMVLDLGAVKFSGIGLGAVTGIVLNLLLPKTKHYEGY; encoded by the coding sequence ATGCAAAGGTATGAGGGTTATAAATTTGATCCCAAGCAAAGCTTAATCGGCGTTCAGTTTTTATTTGTCGCCTTTGGTGCACTTGTATTAGTGCCGATACTTACGGGGCTAGATGCAAATGTAGCTCTCTTTACAGCCGGTCTTGGCACGCTACTTTTTCAGCTAATTACTAGAAAAAATGTTCCGCCTATTTTTTTAGCAAGCTCCTTTGCTTTTATCGCGCCGCTTCAGTACGGTATCGAAAAATGGGGCATAGCCGTGACGATGGGAGGCGTTATATTTGCTGGATTTTTCTATGTTGCTTTAAGTCTTGTGGTCCGATTTGGCGGAGAGAAAATTTTGCATAAAATTTTGCCTCCAGTTGTCGTTGGGCCGGTCATCATGACAATAGGCCTAATCCTTGCTCCAAATGCCGTCAAAATGGCAACATCAGCCACTGAAATTTATACTCAAAATGAAGCAATGATCGTCGCTGGCATTTCGCTAGTGGCTACTATTTTAGTGATGATGCTTGGACGTGGCATGTTTAGGCTTATACCTATTTTGCTTGGTATTATCACCGGATACATCGTAGCTTACTGCTTTGGCATGGTTGATTTTACCCCTATCTTTAATGCACCTTGGTTTAGAATGCCAAATTTCACTACACCAAAATTTGAGTTTGAAGCAATCATTTATATGATACCTATCGCCATCGCCCCAGCGATCGAGCACATCGGCGATATGCTTGCTATCTCAAACGTCACAAAAGAGGATTTTCTAAAAAATCCAGGGCTTAAAAATACGCTCCTTGGAGATGGACTTGCTACTTCGCTTGCTGCCTTTTTTGGTGGCCCGCCAAACACTACATACTCAGAGGTCACAGGCGCAGTTAGCCTTACAAAAGCTTATAATCCAGCGATCATGACCTTTGCGGCGATCACTGCCATCGTGCTAGCCTTCGTTGGCAAGCTAGGAGCGGTGCTCTCAACTATCCCAGCCCCGGTCATCGGCGGTATTATGCTGCTACTTTTTGGCATCATTGCAAGCGTTGGCATGGAGACACTTATAAAAAATAAAGTTGACCTTGCAGACCCTAGAAATATGATAATCGTAGCCCTCATCTTTATCTTTGCCATCGGCGGCATGGTGCTTGACCTTGGAGCAGTTAAATTTTCAGGTATAGGGCTTGGCGCGGTTACTGGCATAGTTTTAAATTTGCTTTTACCAAAAACAAAGCATTACGAAGGATATTAA
- a CDS encoding fumarate reductase cytochrome b subunit, whose product MTGLIEGFLGKRSDDKKSRTPAAWDRWQSITGFILACFILCHMVFTSTILLGKDAFNAVVGFAEAKFLFGEATWWITNVIAAVIFAIFIAHAFLAMRKFPANYRQYLMFRGHKDRMKHLDTTLWWFQFLTGFALFFAASAHLVDIVFGGHITADKSAAAFHQLEIFYFALLVFMVVHASIGMYRLYVKWISIDGTNKHEMFAKRNKAKTIVFAVYGILAIIALIADFVWISH is encoded by the coding sequence ATGACCGGGCTTATAGAAGGTTTTTTGGGAAAACGGTCGGACGACAAAAAAAGTCGCACTCCAGCCGCTTGGGATAGATGGCAAAGTATTACAGGGTTTATTTTGGCCTGTTTTATATTGTGCCATATGGTTTTTACTTCTACCATACTACTTGGCAAAGACGCATTTAACGCTGTCGTAGGGTTTGCGGAGGCTAAATTTTTATTCGGCGAGGCTACATGGTGGATCACTAACGTCATAGCTGCGGTAATATTTGCCATTTTTATCGCTCATGCATTTTTAGCTATGAGAAAATTTCCAGCAAACTACAGACAATATCTAATGTTTAGAGGCCACAAAGACCGCATGAAGCACCTTGATACTACGCTTTGGTGGTTTCAGTTTTTAACCGGTTTTGCGCTATTTTTTGCAGCCAGCGCACACTTAGTAGATATAGTCTTTGGTGGACATATTACTGCCGACAAATCAGCGGCTGCATTTCATCAATTAGAAATTTTCTACTTCGCACTACTTGTTTTCATGGTCGTTCACGCTAGTATCGGTATGTACCGCTTGTATGTCAAATGGATAAGCATTGATGGTACAAATAAGCACGAAATGTTTGCCAAAAGAAATAAGGCAAAAACAATTGTATTTGCCGTTTATGGCATACTTGCTATAATTGCGCTAATCGCCGATTTCGTGTGGATCAGCCATTAA
- a CDS encoding fumarate reductase iron-sulfur subunit codes for MSRKITIKAFKYNPLSKISKPHFATYELEETDGMTLFIALNMIREKFDPDLSFDFVCRAGICGSCGMLVNGKPRLACRTLTKDFESGVIELMPLPVFKLLKDLSVDTGNWMNAMSRRVESWIHTDHETDISKLEEKVEPEVAQEVFELDRCIECGICVAACGTAIMRPDFIGAVGLNRVARFKIDALDKRTDEDFYELIGDDDGVFGCMTLLGCEDNCPKHLPLQSRIAYMRRKMAAIK; via the coding sequence ATGAGTAGAAAAATAACCATAAAAGCATTTAAATATAATCCGTTAAGCAAAATTTCAAAGCCGCACTTTGCGACCTACGAGCTAGAAGAGACTGATGGTATGACGTTATTTATCGCGTTAAATATGATTCGCGAGAAATTTGACCCAGATCTTAGCTTTGACTTTGTTTGTCGTGCTGGAATTTGTGGAAGTTGTGGCATGCTTGTAAATGGCAAGCCAAGATTAGCTTGTAGAACTCTTACTAAGGATTTTGAAAGCGGAGTAATTGAGCTTATGCCTTTGCCGGTATTTAAGTTACTAAAAGACTTAAGCGTAGATACGGGCAACTGGATGAATGCGATGAGTAGGCGTGTGGAGAGCTGGATACATACAGACCACGAGACAGATATCTCTAAACTTGAGGAAAAGGTTGAGCCTGAAGTGGCTCAAGAGGTATTTGAGCTTGATCGCTGCATCGAGTGCGGTATCTGCGTGGCTGCATGCGGTACGGCTATCATGAGGCCTGATTTCATCGGTGCGGTTGGACTTAACCGCGTAGCTAGATTTAAAATCGATGCGCTCGATAAACGAACCGACGAGGACTTTTACGAGCTTATCGGCGACGATGACGGCGTATTTGGCTGTATGACTTTGCTAGGCTGTGAAGACAACTGCCCTAAACACTTACCACTTCAAAGCCGCATAGCTTATATGCGTAGAAAAATGGCTGCTATAAAGTAG
- the dxr gene encoding 1-deoxy-D-xylulose-5-phosphate reductoisomerase — MVALVVILGSTGSIGKNALNLCEKFGVEVEALSCAKNVDLLNEQILKFKPKFVCVGDEKLAKNVKNIEDKNIFFSEAGLLQMLEISSSKKIINALVGFAGLAPSLKTQTLGKRLALANKESLVVGGKFLKTREILPIDSEHFGLKFLLENKTAPKKLIITASGGAFYKKPIKFLKDASPSDALKHPNWDMGAKITIDSATMTNKLFEVMEAYWLYGIKEIEAVIESTSAIHAVVEFIDGSSTMHLSRPDMKLAIAHAMFENINENIVSHANVLDLKNIKFHKISLKKYPIFSLKDEVLANPDLGVVINAANEVGVFSFLEKKCSFLDISRLVLSSVKNFRNIKISNIDEIFEADKEVRNYAKRMLNAKV, encoded by the coding sequence TTGGTCGCTCTCGTGGTAATACTTGGCTCAACTGGTTCAATCGGCAAAAACGCCCTTAATCTTTGCGAAAAATTTGGCGTAGAGGTTGAGGCGTTAAGCTGCGCTAAAAATGTAGATTTACTAAATGAGCAAATTTTAAAATTTAAACCAAAATTTGTCTGCGTAGGCGATGAAAAGCTAGCTAAAAATGTAAAAAACATAGAAGATAAAAATATCTTTTTTAGTGAGGCTGGACTGCTGCAAATGCTAGAAATTTCAAGCTCAAAAAAGATAATAAACGCCCTTGTTGGCTTTGCTGGCCTTGCTCCTAGTTTAAAGACGCAAACTCTTGGCAAAAGGCTTGCACTTGCAAACAAAGAGAGCCTTGTTGTTGGCGGCAAATTTCTAAAAACTAGAGAAATTTTACCAATAGACAGCGAACATTTTGGACTTAAATTTCTACTTGAAAATAAAACTGCACCAAAAAAACTCATCATCACAGCAAGTGGCGGTGCATTTTATAAAAAGCCGATCAAATTTCTAAAAGACGCCTCACCAAGCGATGCACTAAAGCATCCAAACTGGGATATGGGCGCAAAGATTACGATTGATAGTGCGACGATGACAAATAAGCTTTTTGAGGTGATGGAAGCTTACTGGCTTTATGGCATTAAGGAGATCGAGGCTGTGATAGAGTCAACCTCTGCGATACATGCCGTAGTTGAATTTATAGACGGCTCAAGCACGATGCACCTCTCGCGACCTGATATGAAGCTAGCTATCGCTCATGCTATGTTTGAAAATATCAATGAAAATATTGTCTCACACGCAAATGTACTTGATCTAAAAAATATAAAATTTCATAAAATCAGCCTTAAAAAATATCCCATTTTTTCGCTAAAAGATGAGGTCCTAGCAAACCCTGATCTAGGTGTAGTGATAAATGCTGCAAATGAGGTTGGAGTATTTAGCTTTTTAGAGAAAAAATGTTCGTTTTTGGATATCTCAAGGCTCGTTTTAAGCTCTGTTAAAAATTTTAGAAATATTAAAATTTCAAATATTGATGAAATTTTTGAAGCTGATAAAGAAGTTAGAAATTACGCAAAAAGGATGTTAAATGCAAAGGTATGA
- a CDS encoding fumarate reductase flavoprotein subunit codes for MNVKYYDALVIGGGLAGLRAAVAAGEKGLSTVVLSLIPVKRSHSAAAQGGMQASLGNSKMSEGDNEDVHFADTVKGSDWGCDQQVARMFCQTAPKAIRELAAWGVPWTRITKGERSAIINAQKTTIVEKEEVHGLIHSRDFGGTKKWRTCFTADATGHTMLFAVANEALKHNVEIHDRKEAIALIHANNRCYGAIVRDLVNGEITAYVAKGTLIATGGYGRVYKHTTNAVVCEGIGAAIALETGVAQLGNMEAVQFHPTPIVPSGILLTEGCRGDGGILRDVDGYRFMPDYEPEKKELASRDVVSRRIMEHIRAGKGVPSPYGYHVWLDISILGREHIEKNLRDVQEICEIFNGIDPADTEVYTDENGRQRGKGWAPILPMQHYSMGGIKTKPTGESPTLAGLFSAGEAACWDMHGFNRLGGNSVSETVVAGMIVGDYFADYCGSHEIDINTADIEKFVKKEEDYLKSLVEKEGKFNVFEIKNKMKDIMWEHVAIFRTGEGLAVAVKELEELYKQSLDVKVTNKALFGNPELEEAYRVPKMLKLALCIAKGALDRTESRGAHCREDYPKRDDLNWLNRTLTSWKEGDTLPTIVYEPLDIMKMEMPPAFRGYGAKGNIIEHPDSAIRQKEVDEIREKMQAEGKSRQEIQEALMHYDLQPKYKAPNERAGIGYE; via the coding sequence ATGAATGTAAAATATTATGATGCATTGGTAATTGGTGGTGGTCTAGCTGGTCTTAGAGCTGCTGTGGCTGCTGGAGAAAAGGGCTTAAGCACCGTCGTTTTAAGCCTAATTCCCGTTAAGCGCTCGCACTCTGCGGCTGCGCAAGGCGGTATGCAAGCCTCTTTGGGAAATTCAAAAATGAGCGAAGGCGACAACGAGGATGTACACTTTGCCGACACGGTAAAAGGTAGCGACTGGGGCTGCGATCAGCAAGTAGCGCGTATGTTTTGTCAAACCGCGCCTAAGGCGATTCGCGAGCTAGCGGCTTGGGGCGTGCCTTGGACTCGTATAACAAAAGGCGAGAGAAGCGCTATCATCAACGCTCAAAAAACGACTATCGTAGAAAAAGAAGAGGTCCACGGACTCATTCACTCTCGCGACTTTGGCGGAACTAAAAAATGGAGAACATGCTTTACTGCAGACGCCACCGGTCACACTATGCTTTTTGCCGTAGCAAACGAAGCTCTGAAACACAATGTCGAAATTCATGACAGAAAAGAAGCTATCGCGCTAATCCACGCAAACAACCGCTGTTACGGCGCGATCGTTCGCGATCTAGTTAACGGCGAGATCACGGCTTACGTCGCAAAAGGTACGCTAATCGCTACGGGCGGCTACGGTAGGGTTTATAAGCACACTACAAACGCCGTAGTTTGCGAAGGTATCGGCGCGGCCATCGCACTTGAGACCGGCGTAGCTCAGCTAGGAAATATGGAAGCGGTGCAGTTTCACCCGACTCCGATCGTTCCATCAGGCATTCTTTTAACAGAAGGTTGCCGCGGCGACGGCGGAATTTTACGCGACGTGGACGGATATCGCTTTATGCCAGACTACGAGCCTGAGAAAAAAGAACTAGCTAGCCGCGACGTCGTAAGCCGCCGCATCATGGAGCATATCCGCGCAGGCAAAGGGGTACCTAGCCCATACGGATATCACGTTTGGCTTGATATTTCAATCCTTGGACGTGAGCATATCGAGAAAAACTTACGCGATGTTCAAGAAATTTGCGAAATCTTTAACGGCATCGATCCTGCCGACACCGAAGTATATACTGACGAAAATGGACGCCAACGCGGTAAAGGCTGGGCGCCGATCCTTCCTATGCAGCACTACTCTATGGGCGGCATAAAAACTAAGCCTACAGGCGAGAGCCCGACGCTAGCGGGTCTATTTAGCGCCGGCGAGGCTGCGTGCTGGGATATGCACGGATTTAACCGCCTAGGCGGCAACTCTGTTTCTGAAACCGTCGTAGCTGGCATGATCGTTGGGGACTATTTTGCCGACTACTGCGGCAGCCACGAGATAGATATAAATACCGCAGATATCGAAAAATTCGTTAAAAAAGAGGAAGACTATCTAAAAAGCCTTGTCGAAAAAGAGGGCAAATTTAACGTATTTGAGATCAAAAACAAGATGAAAGACATTATGTGGGAGCACGTGGCGATATTTAGAACCGGCGAAGGTCTTGCCGTAGCGGTAAAAGAGCTAGAAGAGCTTTATAAACAATCTTTAGATGTCAAAGTCACAAACAAGGCCCTATTTGGCAACCCTGAGCTTGAGGAAGCCTACCGCGTACCAAAAATGCTAAAACTGGCCCTTTGTATCGCAAAAGGCGCGCTTGATCGCACCGAGAGTCGCGGAGCGCACTGCCGCGAAGACTATCCGAAACGCGACGACCTAAACTGGCTAAACAGAACTCTAACTAGCTGGAAAGAGGGCGATACGCTACCGACTATTGTGTATGAGCCACTTGATATTATGAAAATGGAGATGCCACCAGCATTTAGAGGCTATGGTGCGAAAGGTAATATTATTGAGCATCCAGATAGTGCCATCCGCCAAAAAGAGGTTGATGAAATTCGTGAGAAAATGCAAGCTGAAGGTAAGAGCAGGCAAGAAATTCAAGAGGCTTTAATGCACTATGATCTTCAACCAAAATATAAAGCACCAAACGAAAGAGCAGGAATAGGATATGAGTAG
- the lgt gene encoding prolipoprotein diacylglyceryl transferase: MEIWNDIYNHFDPVAFSIFGFSVHWYGLMYILALVLALAMAKYLVKKDDIPISNQLLDNYFFWVEIGVILGARLGWVLVYSGEVSYYLAQPWQIFNPFHNGEFIGIRGMSYHGAVVGFLLATYLFCKRYKQNLWQLLDLCAVCIPFGYTFGRIGNFLNQELFGRVTDMPWAINVFGQPRHPSQLYEAFLEGLVIFIILFLYRKFKKFNGELIALYAILYTFARFICEFFREPDSGLGFIIFDLSMGQILSLIMCGFGIFIYAMLYKKFSKL; the protein is encoded by the coding sequence ATGGAAATTTGGAACGACATTTATAACCACTTTGACCCAGTCGCCTTTAGTATCTTTGGCTTTAGCGTGCACTGGTATGGGCTTATGTATATTTTAGCCCTTGTTTTGGCGCTTGCCATGGCAAAATATCTCGTTAAAAAAGATGATATCCCAATCTCAAATCAGCTCTTAGATAATTACTTTTTCTGGGTTGAAATAGGCGTTATTTTGGGCGCTAGGCTTGGCTGGGTTTTAGTCTATTCAGGCGAAGTAAGCTACTACTTGGCGCAACCTTGGCAAATTTTTAATCCATTTCATAACGGCGAATTTATAGGAATTCGTGGCATGAGCTACCACGGAGCAGTAGTTGGCTTTCTGCTTGCGACATATCTATTTTGCAAAAGGTATAAACAAAATTTATGGCAGCTACTTGACCTTTGTGCCGTTTGCATACCTTTTGGCTATACATTTGGCAGGATCGGAAATTTCTTAAATCAAGAGCTTTTTGGGCGAGTTACGGATATGCCTTGGGCGATAAATGTTTTTGGCCAACCAAGACATCCTAGTCAGCTTTATGAGGCATTCTTAGAAGGTTTAGTTATTTTTATTATTTTATTTTTATATAGGAAATTTAAGAAATTTAATGGCGAACTGATCGCGCTTTATGCTATTTTATATACTTTTGCAAGATTTATTTGCGAGTTTTTTAGAGAGCCTGATTCAGGACTTGGATTTATTATTTTTGATCTTTCAATGGGTCAAATTTTATCACTTATCATGTGTGGTTTTGGAATTTTTATTTATGCCATGCTTTATAAAAAATTTTCAAAGCTCTAA